The window TAGGTAGGTTTTGATTTGGCCATTGTCTTTGTGTGAGCTTCTGTAGGTCCCTTTCAGCCTTGAAGATCCAGATTACAAAGGGCTTGAGCTGGATTTGATGTCCCCATGTGAGAAGCACGGCATGGCATCTGAGAGGCCTGTTGCCTTTGAAGGAATAGACACAGGCAGGATGTTTTTAGCATGTGCACAGCCGGTATGGATTATAGGCATAGTAATTTTTTTTCTTAGTTTGTCAGTGCCATATTGAACTCTGCTTGCTGGAGTACTCTGCTTGCTGTGAACATTTTGGTTCATAGTGGTACTAGAGTAGCTTATTTAGGTCAAGCATGAGTATATTTTGCTGAAGTACAATGGCATAGTAATTTTTATTCAAAGTGGTACTATAGTAGCTTATTTAGGTCAAGCATGAGTATATTTTGGTTGCTGGAGTACTCTGCTTgctgtgaacattttttaactgACCATATGTTTAAAAAATGGTTGAACACTCCTTGATATGAACACTACAGTAACTAACCTAGTCAGTCAGCTACTCAAGTGGCTGCTCCTCTTGTTAAATGTAGTGGCCTGATGCTAAATTTAGATATTCTTGTTGGCAATTGTAGTGATCTTGTGTCATTACTTGCTGTATGAACtctgttggtgttgttgttgttgtttttacAGGAAGGTAGCAATTGTGGCTTTGTTAAATGGGTTGATCACCAGTGGCCCCCAACAATGCAGAATGCATTGTTGAAGCTATGGGCAATGGTTGAAGATGCCAAAAGTACTAGGGTGAATGACAATCTTGAGAGTTCTTTCACTATCCACCATCTGACAGAAGAGAAGAACAAGCTGGAGGCCAACTATGACAAGCTAGTCCAAGATGTGCATGAGCTTATGAGCTTCCAGGAGGATAGGGTGGTGGATTTCAGACATCTGCAGTCTGCCATTACATATCAGCAGGAGGTAAGAAAAGAACTGATTGATGATATGAAGGCACAGATGGCAACTGAGATGGCAAAGAAAGATGCAGAGACCCAGAAACTTACTCAGAAGTATGAGCTGCTGGTCAACCTGACAAGAGCTCAAGCAACAGTCATTCAGAACTTGAAGTTGAACAAAATGAAAGAGAAGCAAGTGCTTATTGAAGCTAGGATGAATTTGGAGCTGAAGAATGCAGAGCTAACAAGTGTCAGGAGAAGCTCACCCAAGAGAAGCTAGAGTTGAAGCTTCAGGTTGCTGATCTGCTTAAGGGAAAGGAAAAGCATATCAAGAGAAGTGGCAGTTAGAGTTTCAGAATGCTGAGCTCATGATGGGAAATGAAAAGCTGGAGGATAAGTTCAAGGGGATTCAGGCCATCTTGGAGAAGTGAAGAAGATGAAAATGAGATTAGTGGTATTGCTGACCTTTTGGGAATGATGGTTGTGCAATGACCTAGCATCTAGGAACTAAGAGTACTCAGGAACTGAGGTTGTGTACTGTATGCTTGTACTAATTGTGAACTATGGCTGTGTATGTATGTAGTAGTTATGCTATTCATCCTTTTGTGAGAAAAGGATGAACTATGCATTTGAAGTTGAACTCCTCTATGTATTGTGAACAACGGTTATGTATGGCTAAAATGAGTTGAACGCCAGAAACTAATGTGTGCTATGATTGGTAGACATGGATCAGTTTCTTATTTTGTAGTGCCATGACTGAAAAAATTATATGATTGCTAGATGGATATGTTTATGGATATGCTGATTATGTAGATGGATATGTTGATGATGATACATTATGACAATGTTGCAGCAAACCACTCATGTCATACAAAAAAAGCTCTTGCCTGCAACTTGGCTTAAACCACATATATGACTCATCTCATTGCATCAGAAGATAACTTCACTGATCCATTACATATTAAGCAAGAGCATACAAAAGACAACTTGGCTTAAACTAGAGTAACTAAACTATGACAGTACATTGCATTTAGATTGGGTACAACTAAACCAACTAACTAACTTAAGATTTTGCCTGCAACTAAGCCAAGCACAAATATAGTGAAAAGAAACAGCACATTGTGAAATTTGGCCCTAATCCCTGCAATCTCTGCATTCTTCTCTCTGAGTTGAGTTTGCAGAGACAGAACCATGGCCTCCCTTGTGCCATCATCTTCACTGGGAGTTAGCATTGGAAATTGATCTTCAGATCTAGCAACAGTTGCACCTTTAAGCCTCTAGACTTCATCACGCAGATCCCCAATGAGCTCACTCCAAAATATGGGCAATGGATCACCATGCCATTGCAC is drawn from Aegilops tauschii subsp. strangulata cultivar AL8/78 chromosome 1, Aet v6.0, whole genome shotgun sequence and contains these coding sequences:
- the LOC120969731 gene encoding uncharacterized protein, with amino-acid sequence MPNVPFSLEDPDYKGLELDLMSPCEKHGMASERPVAFEGIDTGRMFLACAQPEGSNCGFVKWVDHQWPPTMQNALLKLWAMVEDAKSTRVNDNLESSFTIHHLTEEKNKLEANYDKLVQDVHELMSFQEDRVVDFRHLQSAITYQQEVRKELIDDMKAQMATEMAKKDAETQKLTQKYELLVNLTRAQATVIQNLKLNKMKEKQVLIEARMNLELKNAELTSVRRSSPKRS